One part of the Thermococcus radiotolerans genome encodes these proteins:
- a CDS encoding ABC transporter substrate-binding protein has product MKKVLAGGLLVFVLLLAVVAAGCIGGGEQTGTQTSATVTETKVKTETKVETQVQEKVFVRFAGWSAGETEMKNYEKMIKAFEEQNPNIGIKYEVITQMFHENILASYGAGVAPDVFYVDSAWAPIFIDKGALYPISDLADQSFIDQFYPFLLEPFMKDGKLYGLPKDWSMLALFYNKKLFEQAGLTRPPETWEELEEYAKIIADKTGKPGLAIYLGGFNRYVPVAVSNGAPKPWFEKPEDASWFDNPVVKETLTWYIDLYRKGKIERENQGLTPYVVQPSDVGAGWLGDAFGQQEVGMVISGNWMIPFLADQFPDFKYGEDWDIAPVPAGKEGRVTMVYTVILGINAKTEHPQEAWKFVKFLLGPEGQKELVVKGGQTLPSIKGFENDPDMWPQHKKTLSFKYDKMIVFLWGPKSGPIESKFSDAMAAAMRGEMSADEAIEVMKQVVQEELSS; this is encoded by the coding sequence ATGAAAAAAGTCCTTGCTGGTGGTCTTTTGGTTTTTGTTCTGCTTTTGGCGGTAGTAGCTGCCGGATGCATCGGCGGCGGAGAGCAGACCGGAACCCAAACCTCGGCAACCGTCACGGAGACCAAAGTTAAAACTGAGACCAAGGTTGAGACGCAGGTGCAGGAGAAGGTTTTCGTAAGGTTCGCCGGTTGGAGTGCCGGAGAAACCGAGATGAAGAACTACGAGAAGATGATTAAAGCCTTCGAAGAGCAGAACCCCAACATCGGCATCAAGTATGAGGTCATCACTCAGATGTTCCACGAGAACATTCTGGCATCCTACGGTGCTGGAGTTGCCCCCGATGTCTTCTACGTTGACAGTGCCTGGGCTCCAATCTTCATCGACAAGGGCGCCCTCTATCCCATATCCGACCTTGCCGACCAGAGCTTCATTGACCAGTTCTATCCGTTCCTGCTGGAGCCGTTCATGAAGGATGGAAAGCTCTACGGCCTGCCGAAGGACTGGAGCATGCTGGCCCTCTTCTACAACAAAAAGCTCTTCGAACAGGCTGGCCTCACCAGGCCGCCCGAAACCTGGGAGGAGCTTGAGGAGTACGCCAAGATAATAGCTGACAAGACCGGAAAGCCCGGACTGGCCATATATCTGGGCGGATTTAACAGATACGTCCCCGTGGCGGTCAGCAACGGTGCTCCCAAGCCCTGGTTCGAGAAGCCCGAGGATGCCTCCTGGTTCGACAACCCCGTGGTTAAGGAGACCCTCACCTGGTACATCGACCTCTACAGGAAGGGTAAGATAGAGAGGGAGAACCAGGGACTTACCCCGTACGTTGTCCAGCCGAGTGACGTCGGAGCCGGCTGGCTCGGTGACGCCTTCGGCCAGCAGGAGGTTGGAATGGTCATCAGCGGAAACTGGATGATTCCTTTCCTCGCCGACCAGTTCCCCGACTTCAAATACGGTGAGGACTGGGACATCGCCCCCGTCCCGGCCGGAAAAGAAGGAAGGGTGACCATGGTCTACACCGTCATTCTGGGAATAAACGCCAAAACCGAGCACCCTCAGGAGGCATGGAAGTTCGTTAAGTTCCTCCTCGGACCGGAGGGACAGAAGGAGCTTGTCGTCAAGGGTGGCCAGACCCTGCCCAGCATAAAGGGCTTTGAGAACGATCCGGACATGTGGCCGCAGCACAAGAAGACCCTCTCCTTCAAGTACGACAAGATGATAGTCTTCCTCTGGGGTCCGAAGTCGGGACCGATTGAGAGCAAGTTCAGCGACGCCATGGCAGCGGCGATGAGGGGCGAGATGAGTGCGGACGAGGCCATTGAGGTTATGAAACAGGTCGTTCAGGAAGAGCTGAGCAGCTGA
- a CDS encoding TrmB family transcriptional regulator, translating to MENYAFLIEKLQELGLTKREAEVYLTILIKDGATVKELLEALDIHQPQLYNIIQSLIRKGFIRASAGRPRVYTASDIGALIDIQKMKFDLLRSVLQEELMKIKGRTGEEGPYISLVRSLEGVLASVIEIINSAEVEIRAELPYPVFKELKPYLLGALQRGVNLYLLVYPSIGTPEEFERFRDQVKIRTFELGNFLLVISDLSSAVYSKRRFFSVHKLPISSNEIYGYVIQEKDLLLRLLNIHNNLWLKSKEVMGWISRPELYPKVFIEFSMALNELETLLKLGYTPVVTVEGRDVKSGYPVSITGNVRSINRFGIVSNFVLESENGTFTVGGFDAEVEDIEAQRVVIKEIKK from the coding sequence ATGGAAAATTATGCTTTTTTGATTGAAAAATTGCAGGAACTCGGGCTCACCAAAAGGGAGGCTGAAGTTTATCTGACGATTCTCATAAAGGATGGAGCTACCGTGAAGGAGCTTCTTGAGGCCCTTGACATTCACCAGCCCCAGCTCTACAACATAATCCAGAGCCTGATACGGAAGGGATTCATAAGAGCTTCCGCCGGAAGGCCGAGGGTTTACACTGCGAGCGATATAGGGGCCCTAATCGACATTCAGAAGATGAAGTTCGATCTCCTCCGGAGCGTCCTTCAGGAGGAGCTTATGAAGATTAAGGGGAGAACCGGGGAAGAGGGACCCTATATCTCGCTTGTGAGAAGCCTAGAAGGTGTCCTGGCGAGTGTTATCGAAATAATAAACTCCGCGGAAGTCGAGATTAGAGCCGAGCTCCCCTATCCTGTTTTCAAAGAGCTCAAACCCTATCTGCTGGGAGCCCTTCAGAGGGGGGTGAACCTGTACCTCCTGGTTTATCCCAGCATAGGCACTCCAGAGGAGTTCGAGAGGTTCAGGGATCAGGTTAAAATACGGACCTTTGAGCTTGGAAACTTCCTCCTCGTTATATCTGACCTCTCAAGTGCGGTTTACTCAAAACGGCGCTTTTTCAGCGTCCACAAGCTTCCAATTTCCAGCAACGAGATCTACGGATACGTGATACAGGAAAAAGACCTTCTCCTTAGACTCCTCAACATCCACAACAACCTCTGGCTCAAGTCAAAGGAGGTCATGGGCTGGATTTCTAGGCCCGAGCTGTATCCCAAGGTGTTCATAGAGTTCTCGATGGCGCTTAACGAGCTTGAGACCCTGCTAAAGCTCGGCTACACTCCGGTGGTGACCGTGGAGGGCAGGGACGTTAAGAGCGGCTACCCAGTGAGCATCACCGGAAATGTGCGCTCGATAAACCGCTTTGGAATAGTCAGCAACTTCGTCCTCGAAAGCGAGAACGGAACCTTTACCGTCGGGGGTTTCGATGCGGAAGTAGAGGACATCGAGGCGCAGAGGGTCGTCATCAAGGAGATAAAGAAATAA
- a CDS encoding HAD family hydrolase yields the protein MARIALIWDFDGVLVYTPHEEAWRKATEIYGAKIDHEFYVRYVSGKPRYEGAHNILELTGIYERHGADTEEKRKKLLTEFAEFKNRMVNEMFDRGEYEVNRGAIEFLMKARERGIPSALASASKNAPKLAAKVRVGEKRLIDLFDVDVSGMAPSKKEVFRLARKKLMEMFPEVESFFVVEDAPAGVKAARELGMLVLGYEREAELDEADLRFRDFGEVSIERLLMLSEGKEGDE from the coding sequence ATGGCCAGGATAGCACTGATATGGGACTTCGATGGGGTCCTCGTTTACACGCCCCACGAGGAAGCCTGGCGAAAGGCCACGGAAATATATGGGGCTAAAATCGACCACGAATTCTACGTGAGGTACGTCTCAGGAAAGCCGCGCTACGAGGGTGCGCACAACATACTGGAGCTGACGGGTATCTACGAGCGTCATGGTGCGGACACCGAGGAAAAAAGGAAAAAACTCCTCACGGAGTTCGCCGAGTTCAAGAACAGAATGGTCAACGAGATGTTCGACAGGGGAGAGTACGAGGTTAACCGAGGGGCAATAGAGTTCCTGATGAAGGCAAGGGAGCGGGGAATACCGAGCGCTCTGGCTTCTGCCTCAAAGAACGCCCCGAAGCTGGCGGCCAAGGTCAGGGTGGGAGAGAAGAGACTGATAGACCTTTTCGATGTTGACGTCAGTGGTATGGCCCCCAGCAAGAAGGAGGTATTCCGGCTGGCTAGGAAAAAGCTCATGGAGATGTTCCCGGAGGTGGAGTCGTTTTTTGTCGTTGAAGATGCCCCCGCGGGCGTAAAGGCTGCCAGAGAGCTCGGAATGCTTGTTCTTGGATACGAAAGAGAGGCGGAACTTGATGAGGCAGATCTGAGGTTCAGGGACTTTGGGGAGGTCTCCATCGAGCGACTGTTGATGCTGAGCGAAGGTAAGGAGGGGGACGAATGA